In Tubulanus polymorphus chromosome 8, tnTubPoly1.2, whole genome shotgun sequence, one genomic interval encodes:
- the LOC141909564 gene encoding uncharacterized protein LOC141909564 yields the protein MDYTNYLKYFREIFDRYQIGRFDENVFKRIVEKCIERFDGNTPMRISRNSVFRVMFDRQFIEELDRKYPRDSRSDDIGFHELAQEWFSKAALHKWKYTFVEYDKDNSESMEKNELESFLAFLGQFGEREQEIRKKLTECDTDGKEGISFEELEKFVRSEIKEILDTKMDEFIQKAVEDYRAVA from the exons ATGGACTACACAAACTACCTAAAATACTTCCGGGAGATTTTCGACCGATATCAGATCGGTCGCTTCGATGAGAATGTTTTCAAACGAATCGTAGAGAAATGCATCGAACGGTTCGACGGAAATACGCCGATGAGGATTTCGCGTAACTCTGTGTTCAGGGTTATGTTCGATCGTCAGTTCATCGAG GAATTGGACCGAAAGTATCCCCGTGATTCCCGATCTGATGATATAGGGTTTCATGAACTCGCGCAGGAATGGTTTAG CAAGGCTGCCCTTCACAAATGGAAATATACTTTCGTCGAATACGACAAAGACAACAGCGAATCGATGGAGAAGAACGAATTGGAAAGTTTCCTGGCATTCCTCGGTCAGTTCGGCGAGCGCGAGCAAGAAATAAGGAAAAAACTCACCGAATGCGACACCGACGGAAAGGAGGGAATATCGTTCGAGGAACTTGAGAAATTTGTCAGATCTGAGATCAAGGAAATACTCGACACGAAAATGGATGAGTTTATCCAAAAGGCCGTCGAAGATTATCGCGCAGTCGCCTAA
- the LOC141909484 gene encoding monocarboxylate transporter 12-B-like, with protein MLPRSGADVDKQTLAPSAGSTENDVSRQTPATSGGGDEKDLKPASSENGTDGPKRNGNTSRTPTTCFNETGAIIANSGGGYEHDDDVSQTPAAPDGGYGWLIVFASFMCDCMADGVAFSFGVLMDEFLDYFRESNSKTSWVGSLFHGIPLIAGPLASALITRYGCRWVCMAGGVLTSLGFIISFFAVNIDYLCFSFGLLSGFGLSLVYTPAVVIVAFYFDKKRSFATGLAASGSGIGSLIFAPLIEYLIGIYGWKGTLWILGGIMLNFVVCGALFRPVETKSQRTIRRNLRTFDEILSRENSECGGNDAASDLDKTLVARHNGRRPSRNMLNLIQTSVVKSDIEIPTFIDGRPYRRGGDREDGGATVDLDEPGAASSIANGRLQNGQVRIFSDSENEEPLLEPNQCNKNHISHRCGLESARLTAKHKSLAHCVSTSRIMVPLPDYRRGAVSFSCPNVFDSDSEVETAAPGREDRRAAGCCDRKLVRKVWSEMFDLNILKQPTYFLFFVSNFILYVWYDVAYFFLPEFATQQGISAQNAAWSVAILGVMNTIGQIFFGYLGDLPRLRTAYVYAVAIGLCGIATTFTPLCTDFASICVYSALFGFFIGADYALCSVIIIEILSLQQLTNAYGMMMCGQGIANLIGPPIAGLLYDYTGSYNATFIAGGVCIAISGFMMFSVSLIEKCDNAREQRHLQRELDEQRRHLADKELSAAVPLV; from the coding sequence ATGCTGCCAAGGAGCGGCGCCGATGTCGATAAACAGACCCTAGCGCCCTCTGCTGGCAGTACCGAAAACGATGTCAGTAGACAGACGCCGGCGACCTCTGGCGGCGGTGATGAAAAAGATCTCAAGCCAGCGAGCTCCGAAAACGGAACCGACGGCCCGAAACGAAACGGCAATACATCGAGAACGCCAACGACCTGTTTCAACGAAACCGGAGCGATCATAGCGAACTCTGGCGGCGGTTACGaacacgacgacgacgtctCGCAGACGCCAGCGGCCCCTGACGGCGGGTACGGATGGCTGATCGTATTCGCGTCGTTCATGTGCGATTGCATGGCAGACGGCGTCGCCTTCTCGTTCGGAGTTCTGATGGACGAGTTCTTGGACTATTTCCGCGAAAGCAACAGCAAAACCTCCTGGGTCGGGTCCTTATTTCACGGTATACCGCTAATAGCCGGACCGCTGGCTAGCGCGCTCATCACGCGTTACGGATGTCGGTGGGTTTGCATGGCCGGCGGCGTGTTAACAAGTCTAGGCTTCATAATAAGTTTCTTCGCTGTAAATATCGATTATTTATGCTTCAGTTTCGGGTTGCTATCCGGTTTCGGTTTATCGCTAGTCTACACTCCGGCCGTCGTCATAGTCGCGTTCTATTTCGACAAGAAGCGCTCGTTCGCTACCGGACTAGCGGCATCTGGTAGCGGAATCGGTTCCCTCATATTCGCCCCTCTGATCGAGTATCTGATCGGTATCTACGGTTGGAAGGGCACGTTATGGATACTCGGCGGTATCATGCTGAATTTCGTCGTTTGCGGCGCCCTCTTTCGGCCGGTCGAGACGAAATCGCAACGGACGATACGCCGGAACTTGCGGACTTTCGACGAAATTCTTTCTAGGGAAAATAGCGAATGCGGCGGAAACGACGCCGCGTCGGATCTGGATAAGACGCTCGTAGCGCGTCATAACGGCCGTAGGCCTAGTCGCAATATGCTGAATCTGATACAGACCTCGGTCGTCAAGTCGGATATAGAAATACCGACTTTCATCGACGGACGCCCGTATCGTCGCGGGGGAGATCGGGAAGATGGAGGAGCAACCGTCGATTTAGATGAACCAGGCGCCGCTTCGAGCATCGCGAACGGTCGCCTTCAAAACGGCCAAGTTCGAATCTTCAGCGACAGCGAAAACGAAGAACCCTTATTAGAACCAAACCAGtgcaataaaaatcatatttcccATAGATGCGGGCTCGAAAGCGCGCGCCTGACCGCTAAACACAAAAGCCTAGCTCACTGCGTCAGTACCAGCAGGATTATGGTACCTTTACCCGACTACCGACGAGGCGCTGTCAGTTTCAGCTGTCCGAACGTTTTCGACAGCGACAGCGAAGTAGAGACCGCTGCGCCCGGTAGAGAGGACAGACGGGCAGCCGGCTGCTGCGATCGGAAACTCGTGCGCAAAGTCTGGAGCGAAATGTTCGACTTAAACATCCTTAAACAACCGACGTATTTCCTATTTTTCGTGTCGAATTTCATCTTGTACGTCTGGTACGACGTCGCCTATTTCTTTCTGCCCGAGTTCGCCACGCAGCAGGGCATCAGCGCCCAGAACGCCGCCTGGAGCGTCGCCATATTGGGCGTGATGAACACTATCGGTCAGATATTCTTCGGCTATCTCGGCGACCTGCCCCGTCTACGCACGGCGTACGTCTACGCCGTTGCTATCGGTCTGTGCGGCATCGCAACCACGTTCACGCCGCTTTGCACGGATTTCGCGTCGATCTGCGTCTATAGCGCGCTGTTCGGGTTTTTCATCGGCGCCGACTACGCGCTCTGCTCTGTGATAATCATCGAAATTCTCTCGCTGCAACAGCTGACCAACGCGTACGGTATGATGATGTGCGGTCAGGGGATAGCTAATCTCATCGGTCCACCCATAGCTG